The DNA window GGTGGCGAAAAAAAGCTTTTATATTAAACCCATTCATATACAAAAAAAATAAAGCCCCTTAACTTAAATCAGTAAAGGGGCTTGCTTAGTAGCGGGGACAGGACTTGAACCTGCGACCTTTGGGTTATGAGCCCAACGAGCTACCAACTGCTCCACCCCGCAATATATTTTTAATAAGATTTTTCTTTTTGCGGTGCAAATATACAGTTTGTTTTAGTTTTAGACAAACTATTTATAATAAATTTCGTTTATTTTATATCTTTGTGTAATAATTTTATAATGAAAAAAAAATGAACAATCAAAAGGAGAAAAAAAAATATATAGAAAAATTAAAAAACAAGTACAGACTTGTTATTTTTAATGATAGTACATTTGCCGAAGTATTTTCATTCCGTTTATCACGTCTTAATGTATTTGCTTATTTTGGAATATTTATTATCATTTTTATTGTAACCATAACCATATTAATTGCTTTTACCCCTTTACGCGAATATATTCCAGGATATCCTGATGGCAACATGAGAAGAAATATTATTCATAATGCAATAAAAGTTGATTCACTTGAAAACGAATTAAGAATTCGCGACCAGTATCTAGCAAATTTAAAAAATATAATATACGGTTATAAACCTAAAAAACATGAATTACAAGATGATTCTGTCGGTAATTATAAAAATATTAAGTTCTTTAAGTCAAAAGAAGATTCATTACTTCGTCAGCAAATTGATATGGAAGAACAGTATAATTTTTCACTTTTCAATGATATTAAAAATAATAGTAATATAAGTAATTTAAATTTCTATACTCCTTTAAAAGGATTAATTACTAATAAATTTAATTTGTCTGAAAGCCATTATGGAATTGATATTGTTGCCTCTGCAAATGAAAATGTTGCAGCTATTCTAAGTGGTACAATAATTATATCAACATGGACACTTAAAACGGGAAATATAATACAAATTCAACATAAAAATGATCTTATTTCAGTTTATAAACATAACTCTGAATTGTTAAAACCTGTTGGTAGTAAAGTTGAAGCAGGAGAAATAATTGCAGTAATTGGAAATACAGGAGAACTTACTACCGGACCACATCTTCATTTTGAACTTTGGCATAAAGGTATTCCTGTAAATCCCGAAAATTATATTTCCTTTTAATAATTTTATGTCAATCTACAGAATAATTATCACAAAAATATAATACTACAAAAATAGGTTTTTCAGGATATATGAAAAAAAGAATAGCAATATTAGGTTCAACAGGCTCAATAGGCACACAGGCATTAGAAGTTGTTGACAATAATCCTGATGAATTTGAAATAGAAGTATTAACAGCACGCAACAATTACAAACTGCTTATTAAACAGGCAATTAAATATAAACCTAATACTGTTGTAATAGGAAATGAAAAAAACTATAAATTAGTTTCAGAATCACTTTCAAAATATCCAATAAAAGTTTTCACCGGAATTGATGCAATATCTCAAATTGTTGAGATGAGTACAATAGATATTGTATTAATAGCAATGGTGGGTTATTCAGGTTTATTACCAACAATCAAAGCAATTGAAGCTGGAAAAACAATTGCTCTCGCAAATAAAGAAACTTTAGTTGTTGCCGGGGAATTGATAACTAAATTGACAAAAGAAAAAAATGTTAATATTTATCCTGTAGATTCTGAACATTCGGCAATATTTCAATGTTTAGTAGGAGAAACAGGTAACCCTATAGAAAAAATTTATTTAACTGCATCGGGAGGTCCATTTCGGGGTAAGGATTTATCATTTTTAAAAAAAGTAACAAAAACTGAAGCATTAAAACATCCAAATTGGAATATGGGTAACAAAATTACCATTGATTCTGCAACATTAATGAATAAAGGATTTGAGGTAATTGAAGCAAAATGGTTGTTTGACTTAAAACCTGAACAAATAAAAGTTATTGTACATCCTCAATCAATAATTCACTCTATTGTCCAGTTTGAAGATGGTTCTATGAAAGCACAAATGGGTTTACCTGATATGAAATTACCAATTCAATATGCTTTAGGGTTTCCAAATAGACTAAAATCAGATTTTAAACGTTTTAATTTTTTTGATTATCCAAATCTTACTTTTGAAGAAGCGGATACAAAAAATTTTCGTAATCTTACAATTTGTTTTGATGCTTTAAAAAAAGGTGGAAATATACCATGCATTATTAACGCAGCTAATGAAATTGTTGTTGAAGCATTTTTAAATGATAAAATAGGATTTGTTGAAATGCCTGATATTATTGAAAAAGTAGTACAAGAAGTTGCATTTATTAAAAATCCTGATTTTAATGATTATGTAAATTCCGACAATGAAGCAAGAATAATTACAAAAGAAATTATAACTAATCAGTACTTAAAGTGAACTAAAGTTAAGAGTGCCTAACCTGCCTGCCGGCAGGCAGGAGTTATTTAATATGGATAATAAGTAATTTAGAAAAGTAAACGTATAGAAATTATTATAAAGGATTTTTAAATATTAATATATCATTTCTCTATAACTTAATGAGCTGACACACATTGTTTTTCTATAAATATTTCGTTTTTAACGAAACTTAATCAATAAATAAATATGCTGAGACTTCGGCGTGAGCTCAGTCGAACGCCTGTCAAAGTATAACAATAAATCCTGTAAGGATGAAATATTTATAGAAAAATATTGTAAAATAGATAAATAAGTGCCGTAGGTACGATATATTTTTATGAAATAAGGTTTTCATACGTTTGCCCTGATAATTTAGTAAAAAATTGGTAAGAAGTTAAAACTTTAAGTACTTTAGGCACTTTATAAAAACCAAACTTTTATGTTGAGCATAGTCGAAGTATAAGGCACTGAGTAGTTACAAGAAATTATAAAAAAATAAAATTATTAATAAAATAAATTAAGTATTTGTTATGGAAGTTTTAATTAAAATAGCACAGTTATTATTAAGTCTCTCAATATTAGTTGTAATACATGAATTTGGGCATTATACTTTTGCAAAAATTTTTAAAACAAGAGTTGAAAAATTTTATCTGTTTTTTAATCCATGGTTTTCGCTTTTTAAATTCAAACGCGGTGAAACTGAATATGGAATGGGTTGGCTACCATTAGGTGGTTATGTAAAAATATCAGGAATGATAGATGAATCAATGGACAAAGAACAAATGAAAAAGCCTCCTCAACCATGGGAATTTCGTTCAAAATCTTCTCCTCAAAGACTGCTTATAATGCTTGGTGGTGTATTATACAATTTTATTTTAGCTTTTTTGATATTTGCTAGTGTTTTGTATATCTGGGGCGAAGAATATTTACCAAACTCAAATGTTAAATATGGAATAGTTTGCGACTCGGTAGCACTAAATATGGGTTTACAAAACGGTGATAAAATTTTATCTGTAGATTATAATGAACTCGACAATTTCAGAACTATTGTTCACAAAATAATTTTAGATGATGCTAAAACAATTCAGATTGACAGAAACGGAGAAAAAATAAATATTGATATTCCCGAAGAAACAATATCATATTTATTAAAAAAACCCGATTTTATTAATACACGATTTCCTATTTCTGCATTTGTTATAGATGGTTTTGTTAAGGATTCACCTGCAAAAACAGCAGGATTACAAAAAGGAGATAAAATAACAGGAATTAATAATAATTATTTTGAGTTTTTTGATGAATTCAAAGAACAAATAACTAAAAATAAAAACACAGAAATAATCCTAAATATTACAAGAGGAACTAATAAACTTAATATTCCTGTTAAAGTTAATGAGTTAGGCATGATAGGAGTTGCATGGGATACAAAAATGTTCAGGGATATATTTGAATATAAAAAAATTGAATATGGTTTTTTTGCAGCTTTCCCTGCAGGTATTAAAAAAGGATATAATTTGGGGATTGATTATCTAAAACAATTCAAATTATTATTTCAACCAAAAACAAAAGCATACGAATCTTTAGGAGGCTTTATAACTATCGGGAATATTTTCCCGGGTGTTTGGGACTGGAAATCATTTTGGTTTTTAACTGCATTTTTATCAATATTACTTGGTGTAATTAACGTAATGCCAATCCCTGCATTAGACGGAGGACATGTTATGTTTTTATTGTACGAAGTAATTTCAGGCAGAAAACCAAGCGATAAATTTCTTGAATATGCTCAAATCACCGGAATGATAATTCTTTTTTCATTATTAATTTATGCTAATGGTAATGATATTGTTAAACTTTTTAATAAGTAATATAAGTTTTGTAATTAATATTTTAATGAAAATTACACCATTATGAAAAAATATATTTTATCTATTTTAATTTCAGTTCTATTTTTTAATTCATGTAATAGAGAAAAAACAAGAACATCTCTGCTTCCTAATGTAACCGGAAAAGCAGGCGAAGTTATATTGGTAATGAATACTAACCTGTGGGAGTCTGATTTTGGAGATAATTTTAAAAAACTATTATCACAAGAACATATTTCCCTTCCACAGTCAGAACCAATATTTAATCTTGTTCAAATTCCACAGAATGCTTTTTCAGATATTTTTAAATTACACAGGAATATAATTTATACAACAATATCTAATAATATTAAAAAACCTGAAATATTTATTAAAAAAGATGTTTGGGCAAAACCACAGCTATATATTAAAATGGTTGCTCCTGATAATGAATCATTTAAAAAATTATTCGAAGAAAATAACGAAAGAATACTTGCAAATATTATAAAAATCGAAAGAGAAAGAATTATTACAAATTATAAAAAATATGAAGAAAAAAGTTTAAGAAATTTATTAACAAAATATCATAATATTTCGCTTTGTTTCCCAAAAGGTTACCGGTTAAGAACAGATACAACAAATTTTACATGGATATCCCACGAAACACCTGATATTTCACAAGGCATATTTATATATTATTATGATTATACCGATACAAATACATTTACACTTGATTATTTGTTAAGTAAACGTGATTCTTTTCTTCAAATGTATGTACCGGGCCCAAGCGAAAGTTC is part of the Bacteroidales bacterium genome and encodes:
- a CDS encoding M23 family metallopeptidase, coding for MNNQKEKKKYIEKLKNKYRLVIFNDSTFAEVFSFRLSRLNVFAYFGIFIIIFIVTITILIAFTPLREYIPGYPDGNMRRNIIHNAIKVDSLENELRIRDQYLANLKNIIYGYKPKKHELQDDSVGNYKNIKFFKSKEDSLLRQQIDMEEQYNFSLFNDIKNNSNISNLNFYTPLKGLITNKFNLSESHYGIDIVASANENVAAILSGTIIISTWTLKTGNIIQIQHKNDLISVYKHNSELLKPVGSKVEAGEIIAVIGNTGELTTGPHLHFELWHKGIPVNPENYISF
- a CDS encoding 1-deoxy-D-xylulose-5-phosphate reductoisomerase; its protein translation is MKKRIAILGSTGSIGTQALEVVDNNPDEFEIEVLTARNNYKLLIKQAIKYKPNTVVIGNEKNYKLVSESLSKYPIKVFTGIDAISQIVEMSTIDIVLIAMVGYSGLLPTIKAIEAGKTIALANKETLVVAGELITKLTKEKNVNIYPVDSEHSAIFQCLVGETGNPIEKIYLTASGGPFRGKDLSFLKKVTKTEALKHPNWNMGNKITIDSATLMNKGFEVIEAKWLFDLKPEQIKVIVHPQSIIHSIVQFEDGSMKAQMGLPDMKLPIQYALGFPNRLKSDFKRFNFFDYPNLTFEEADTKNFRNLTICFDALKKGGNIPCIINAANEIVVEAFLNDKIGFVEMPDIIEKVVQEVAFIKNPDFNDYVNSDNEARIITKEIITNQYLK
- the rseP gene encoding RIP metalloprotease RseP, producing the protein MEVLIKIAQLLLSLSILVVIHEFGHYTFAKIFKTRVEKFYLFFNPWFSLFKFKRGETEYGMGWLPLGGYVKISGMIDESMDKEQMKKPPQPWEFRSKSSPQRLLIMLGGVLYNFILAFLIFASVLYIWGEEYLPNSNVKYGIVCDSVALNMGLQNGDKILSVDYNELDNFRTIVHKIILDDAKTIQIDRNGEKINIDIPEETISYLLKKPDFINTRFPISAFVIDGFVKDSPAKTAGLQKGDKITGINNNYFEFFDEFKEQITKNKNTEIILNITRGTNKLNIPVKVNELGMIGVAWDTKMFRDIFEYKKIEYGFFAAFPAGIKKGYNLGIDYLKQFKLLFQPKTKAYESLGGFITIGNIFPGVWDWKSFWFLTAFLSILLGVINVMPIPALDGGHVMFLLYEVISGRKPSDKFLEYAQITGMIILFSLLIYANGNDIVKLFNK
- a CDS encoding DUF4837 family protein, which encodes MKKYILSILISVLFFNSCNREKTRTSLLPNVTGKAGEVILVMNTNLWESDFGDNFKKLLSQEHISLPQSEPIFNLVQIPQNAFSDIFKLHRNIIYTTISNNIKKPEIFIKKDVWAKPQLYIKMVAPDNESFKKLFEENNERILANIIKIERERIITNYKKYEEKSLRNLLTKYHNISLCFPKGYRLRTDTTNFTWISHETPDISQGIFIYYYDYTDTNTFTLDYLLSKRDSFLQMYVPGPSESSFMTTEHLFNTSFKEFKFNEQYTVELRGLWKLKGDYMGGPFVSFSTVDEKRNRIITVEGYVYAPMFDKRNYIRQVEGILYTFKIID